The proteins below come from a single Synechococcus sp. WH 8101 genomic window:
- a CDS encoding ferredoxin--nitrite reductase: protein MRPSNDLFSRLINWFSHCGADQAPISRPQEQQDLFSRLMNRISG from the coding sequence ATGCGCCCCTCCAACGATCTCTTCTCCCGACTGATCAACTGGTTCAGCCATTGCGGTGCGGATCAAGCACCGATTTCACGCCCCCAAGAGCAACAGGATCTGTTCTCCAGGTTGATGAACCGCATCAGCGGTTGA
- a CDS encoding ferredoxin--nitrite reductase: protein MHASSPSRPYLEGKKLNKIEQNKAAKDGLLVGSELEHFARIGWEEVDETDLQLRLKWYGMFWRPKTPGLFMLRLRIPNGVLTSAQLRVVASIVERYGDHGSCDITTRQNLQLRGVVLCDLPDILKRLKLAGLSTIQSGFDNPRNVTGNPLAGIDPHEIVDTRPYTQALNDFLTNNAEGNSDYSNLPRKWNTAVAGSKDHFLLHNDIVFHPVEHNGELGFGVWIGGILSSQMNAYALPLNAWVKPDQLCAITDAVISIWRDNGERDKRPKGRFRLYLDQVGLEPFRAMVEERFGPLTPDPGSTFDAEPRSHYGIHPQKQHGLHFAGLHIPVGRLTAEDLHDLANASLEHGCGEVRFTEDQNVILPGIPTDRLSALEADPLLERFPLAPGSVAAGTVSCTGSTYCGFALTNTKDQALQAARALDAELELPEELKIHWTGCPNSCGQAYMGAIGLTGTKAKNADGAMGEGYTLTLGGSQGADPQIGSVAEKAIPAEQIQSVLRQVLIERFGARPRH from the coding sequence ATGCACGCAAGCTCACCTTCCAGGCCATACCTGGAAGGCAAAAAGCTCAACAAAATTGAGCAGAACAAAGCCGCCAAGGATGGCCTCCTGGTGGGATCAGAACTTGAGCACTTCGCCAGGATCGGTTGGGAAGAGGTTGATGAAACCGATCTTCAACTGCGCCTGAAGTGGTATGGCATGTTCTGGCGACCGAAAACGCCGGGGCTGTTCATGTTGCGCCTGCGCATCCCCAATGGCGTGCTCACAAGCGCGCAGCTGCGGGTGGTCGCCTCGATCGTGGAGCGCTACGGCGACCATGGCAGTTGCGACATCACCACCCGGCAGAACCTGCAACTGCGCGGTGTTGTGTTGTGTGACCTGCCGGACATTCTCAAGCGCCTCAAGCTTGCCGGCCTGAGCACAATCCAATCAGGGTTTGACAATCCCCGCAACGTCACTGGCAATCCCCTTGCCGGCATCGATCCCCACGAAATCGTCGACACCCGCCCCTACACCCAAGCTCTCAACGATTTCCTCACCAACAACGCCGAAGGCAACAGCGACTATTCCAACCTGCCGCGCAAATGGAACACGGCTGTCGCCGGCTCGAAGGATCACTTCCTACTTCACAACGACATCGTGTTTCATCCGGTCGAGCACAATGGCGAGCTCGGGTTCGGTGTGTGGATCGGTGGCATTCTCTCCTCCCAGATGAATGCCTATGCGCTGCCGCTCAATGCCTGGGTGAAGCCTGATCAACTCTGCGCCATCACCGATGCCGTGATCAGCATCTGGCGCGACAACGGTGAACGCGACAAGCGACCAAAAGGACGGTTCCGCCTCTATCTCGATCAGGTGGGGCTGGAGCCGTTCCGGGCCATGGTGGAGGAGCGCTTCGGGCCACTCACCCCCGATCCGGGCTCAACCTTTGACGCCGAACCCCGTTCCCATTACGGCATCCATCCGCAGAAACAACACGGCCTCCATTTCGCCGGCCTCCACATTCCGGTCGGACGACTCACGGCGGAGGACCTGCACGATCTGGCGAACGCCAGCCTCGAGCATGGCTGCGGAGAAGTTCGCTTCACCGAAGATCAGAACGTGATCCTTCCAGGGATCCCGACCGATCGCCTCAGCGCCCTGGAAGCGGATCCGCTGCTGGAACGCTTCCCCCTCGCTCCCGGAAGTGTCGCCGCTGGGACCGTGTCCTGCACCGGCAGCACCTATTGCGGTTTTGCCCTCACCAACACCAAGGATCAGGCCCTGCAAGCTGCCCGAGCTCTGGATGCCGAGCTGGAGCTCCCCGAAGAGCTGAAGATCCACTGGACCGGTTGCCCGAACAGCTGCGGCCAGGCCTACATGGGGGCGATCGGTCTCACCGGCACCAAGGCCAAGAACGCCGACGGCGCAATGGGTGAGGGCTACACCCTCACCCTGGGGGGATCCCAGGGTGCTGACCCACAGATCGGCTCCGTTGCCGAAAAAGCCATTCCCGCCGAGCAGATCCAGTCGGTTCTGCGCCAGGTGCTGATCGAGCGCTTCGGCGCCCGGCCCCGTCACTGA
- a CDS encoding CbiX/SirB N-terminal domain-containing protein, protein MVHGRSGGVIPSCWLELADVVARRRQAPVLLEALTAAEPVPAGVMVPGSNPEHQWLVPLLLLPGSHVRSDLPQIRQRLRETGTSTTLLPFLGAWPHWRDLLGRWLTSADDLAAASQAVVHHPVRPGPADRYLNLLATQLGCPLVPADQWEVFETEHPGYQPRPLALAPNRMAEALRQAGGSPALLEVPLVRSGLIDLLAALP, encoded by the coding sequence GTGGTCCATGGCCGCAGTGGCGGCGTGATTCCATCGTGTTGGCTCGAGTTGGCCGATGTTGTGGCGAGGCGTCGCCAGGCGCCAGTTCTGCTGGAGGCGCTGACAGCGGCTGAACCAGTCCCGGCCGGGGTGATGGTTCCGGGATCCAACCCCGAGCACCAGTGGCTTGTTCCCTTACTACTTCTGCCCGGCAGTCATGTGCGTTCCGATCTGCCACAGATTCGTCAGCGTCTACGCGAGACCGGGACATCCACCACTCTGCTGCCCTTCCTCGGTGCCTGGCCCCACTGGCGTGACTTGCTGGGTCGCTGGCTGACATCTGCGGATGATCTGGCTGCGGCATCTCAGGCTGTGGTGCATCACCCCGTGCGACCGGGGCCTGCCGATCGCTACTTGAACCTTCTGGCAACTCAACTGGGTTGTCCGTTGGTGCCGGCGGATCAGTGGGAGGTTTTTGAGACCGAACATCCGGGGTATCAGCCTCGGCCACTGGCGCTTGCGCCGAACCGGATGGCGGAGGCCCTGCGGCAGGCTGGAGGATCGCCTGCTCTGCTGGAGGTTCCTCTGGTGCGCTCTGGTCTGATCGATCTCCTTGCTGCCCTGCCGTGA